From Burkholderia sp. WP9, a single genomic window includes:
- a CDS encoding tyrosine-type recombinase/integrase: MSPPHLTDPVPRPAPSTDLFDQQREDWRRDPQIAFDAWLAKQHFRRSSAEVYQAQWGLFLDWLGMREKSLTTVDAHTIAEFVAGLDVRKTQRVRYLRLIERVLDHVREIESASTNPARFIAQDGEAAWRNARDNEPTGFLSHAERTALIAHLFSPLPNLSVAQRWRERRDRALIAVFLGGGLKTGEAASLTVSCVIVGSPWVTIESPNPMLTRRTRLAPFAAAILDAWLAERRLSDLAGNLVFPASPSGRPMHKATMLRAVDALIDGAGIAASRASRASPQTLRNTFAADLFESGVEAELVGQWLGFVQAVSANRLYRAWQNWVDQQDSPAADIPDPAVPPLAAPRRDGRLMRKRGAGES; the protein is encoded by the coding sequence ATGTCTCCCCCTCATCTGACTGACCCTGTACCTCGTCCGGCGCCTTCCACGGATCTGTTCGATCAACAACGTGAAGACTGGCGACGTGACCCGCAAATCGCTTTCGACGCATGGCTTGCCAAGCAGCATTTTCGGCGTTCTTCCGCTGAAGTCTATCAGGCGCAGTGGGGGCTTTTTCTCGATTGGCTGGGCATGCGCGAGAAGAGTCTGACCACGGTCGATGCTCACACGATTGCCGAATTCGTCGCCGGGCTCGACGTACGAAAGACTCAGCGCGTACGCTATTTACGACTCATCGAACGCGTACTCGATCATGTGCGGGAAATCGAATCGGCTTCGACCAATCCGGCGCGCTTCATTGCTCAGGATGGCGAAGCAGCGTGGCGCAACGCGCGCGATAACGAGCCGACTGGCTTTCTCAGCCACGCCGAACGAACCGCGTTGATTGCACATCTGTTTTCACCGTTGCCGAATCTGTCCGTGGCGCAGCGTTGGCGAGAGCGGCGCGACCGTGCGTTGATCGCAGTGTTCTTAGGTGGTGGATTGAAAACCGGTGAAGCCGCTTCACTTACGGTTAGTTGCGTGATCGTCGGCTCGCCCTGGGTGACGATCGAGTCCCCGAATCCCATGCTCACGCGGCGCACACGGCTCGCACCGTTCGCCGCAGCGATTCTCGATGCATGGCTCGCCGAAAGGCGTCTTTCGGATTTGGCCGGCAATCTGGTTTTTCCGGCATCGCCCTCTGGAAGGCCCATGCATAAAGCCACCATGCTGCGCGCGGTGGACGCCTTGATCGATGGCGCGGGAATTGCCGCATCGAGGGCGTCGCGAGCCAGTCCGCAGACATTGCGCAACACTTTTGCGGCGGATCTCTTCGAGAGCGGGGTCGAGGCGGAACTGGTCGGGCAATGGCTGGGATTTGTGCAGGCGGTGTCAGCAAACCGGCTGTATCGCGCATGGCAAAACTGGGTGGATCAGCAGGATTCCCCTGCGGCGGATATTCCGGATCCGGCCGTTCCTCCGTTGGCCGCACCTAGGCGTGACGGGCGTTTGATGAGGAAAAGGGGAGCTGGCGAGTCCTGA
- a CDS encoding DNA-binding protein translates to MNLDQERQTIRSELEALRANGARRQDLSLHACKRLFFDLGIRPSMAAVRDLTQTGSASDIPKDIDHFWERIRNVSRVKVGAGAIPKALEDRAGELLGALFEEAVTHAHATLAEEREEMRAQIAAADQRAREAEIRQQASEDAIKRSELRAEAGWERARALETELSSATTHGNAHQEGLQATVRRLDQENEALRQRLDNEFATNATLRDRIDALHVELRQSTEHYAQQIKDAVAEAERRVKPMLVELDSLRSMAATYQSGLRDASRKEFEFIQQIASAKARGDRLDAQLREQSDEVDALTKEVEVLRGQQGIDPAIASLLCSLVEAGRLTDDELRMIGTAADGHVALPLRCPKCEEGEPELSQVDHRFELQCPECDHSSGLGESRLEAVRRFQSSGAVSASA, encoded by the coding sequence ATGAATCTGGATCAGGAACGGCAAACCATTCGGAGCGAGCTTGAGGCGCTGCGCGCCAACGGAGCTCGGCGGCAAGATCTTTCGCTACATGCGTGCAAGCGACTCTTTTTTGATCTGGGCATTCGCCCATCCATGGCAGCGGTTCGCGATCTGACCCAGACCGGCAGCGCGAGCGATATCCCAAAAGACATCGACCACTTCTGGGAACGCATCCGAAATGTGTCGCGCGTGAAAGTTGGCGCCGGCGCTATCCCCAAAGCATTGGAAGACCGTGCCGGTGAATTGCTCGGCGCACTTTTCGAAGAAGCCGTCACACACGCCCATGCGACGCTCGCTGAAGAACGTGAGGAAATGCGCGCGCAAATCGCCGCCGCCGATCAGCGTGCTCGAGAAGCGGAAATTCGCCAGCAAGCATCCGAAGACGCGATCAAGCGCAGCGAACTTCGAGCGGAGGCAGGCTGGGAGCGCGCTCGCGCCCTCGAGACCGAGTTATCGAGCGCGACCACGCACGGCAATGCTCACCAAGAGGGGTTACAGGCAACAGTGCGCCGGCTCGATCAAGAAAACGAAGCGCTTCGTCAACGTCTCGACAACGAATTCGCGACCAATGCGACGCTGCGGGACCGGATCGACGCATTGCACGTCGAACTACGCCAAAGCACGGAACACTATGCGCAGCAGATCAAGGATGCAGTGGCTGAAGCCGAGCGGCGCGTCAAACCGATGTTGGTCGAACTCGATTCGTTGCGCAGCATGGCGGCCACCTACCAGTCCGGTCTCCGCGACGCGAGTCGCAAAGAATTTGAATTTATTCAGCAGATCGCGTCGGCCAAGGCGCGCGGCGACCGACTCGACGCCCAACTGCGCGAGCAATCCGACGAAGTCGATGCGTTGACAAAAGAGGTAGAAGTTTTACGCGGCCAGCAAGGTATTGATCCCGCAATCGCCAGCCTACTCTGCTCACTGGTCGAAGCTGGCCGGCTGACGGACGACGAATTGAGAATGATCGGCACCGCAGCGGACGGTCATGTGGCCCTGCCGCTGCGATGCCCCAAATGCGAAGAAGGTGAGCCGGAGTTGTCGCAAGTGGATCACCGTTTCGAGCTGCAATGTCCCGAGTGCGATCACTCGTCGGGCCTCGGCGAATCAAGGCTGGAGGCGGTTCGCCGGTTTCAGTCGAGCGGAGCGGTTTCGGCCTCCGCATGA